A region from the Nocardioides coralli genome encodes:
- a CDS encoding sulfatase family protein: MTGALLTLGAVAATSTGPTSARAVEEAPSTQDPPNVVVVLVDDGRLDDLAAMPRTQAGIGDAGATFSRFYAPFPLCCPARATLLTGQYAHNHGVLSNKAPTGGFSTFDDDPTLATWLTPTHRTGFIGKYLNGNPPHYRPPGWDEWMAPRQVHSFTNPRWFLHQGVSGTNLDLPGYQTDTMAALAADFIARNAPGSEPFFLLTALVAPHDGLPRDPDDVVGFPSPYVKPDYRDRYAHATNTDPSFDEADVSDKPIRPPPLTPQQILGITEHLQQRLEASLSVDDAVATVLTALADSGELDQTYVVFTSDNGLMLGEHRIPGGKTAPYEVANHVPFLVRGPGINPGTVVPDVAAQVDLVPTVLAAAGLPVPASVDGIDLRPLIDAPGSSTRAGVLLEATAVKSQTVPPPWLYQGVVDGRWKYVDRTKATSPDELYDLETDPYELTNVWSSPETAEVRDRLASLLASYRTCAGSSCR, from the coding sequence GTGACCGGGGCACTGCTCACCCTCGGCGCGGTCGCGGCGACGAGCACGGGTCCGACCTCGGCCCGGGCCGTCGAGGAGGCGCCGAGCACGCAGGACCCACCCAACGTGGTCGTCGTGCTCGTCGACGACGGGCGGCTCGACGACCTGGCCGCAATGCCGCGGACGCAGGCAGGTATCGGGGACGCCGGCGCGACGTTCTCGCGCTTCTACGCGCCGTTCCCGCTCTGCTGCCCGGCTCGCGCCACGCTCCTCACCGGCCAGTACGCGCACAACCACGGCGTGCTGAGCAACAAGGCGCCGACCGGCGGCTTCAGCACGTTCGACGACGACCCGACCCTCGCGACCTGGCTCACCCCCACCCACCGCACCGGGTTCATCGGCAAATACCTGAACGGCAACCCACCGCACTACCGCCCCCCGGGGTGGGACGAGTGGATGGCGCCGCGACAGGTGCACAGCTTCACCAACCCGCGCTGGTTCCTCCACCAGGGCGTTTCCGGGACCAACCTCGACCTCCCGGGCTACCAGACCGACACCATGGCTGCGCTCGCGGCCGACTTCATCGCCCGCAACGCTCCCGGGAGCGAGCCCTTCTTCCTGCTCACCGCGCTCGTCGCCCCACACGACGGGCTGCCGCGCGACCCCGACGACGTGGTGGGCTTCCCGAGCCCCTACGTCAAGCCGGACTACCGGGACCGCTACGCGCACGCCACCAACACCGACCCCTCGTTCGACGAGGCCGACGTCTCGGACAAGCCCATCCGACCACCGCCGCTGACGCCGCAGCAGATCCTCGGCATCACCGAGCACCTCCAGCAACGGCTCGAGGCCAGCCTCTCCGTCGACGACGCGGTGGCGACGGTGCTGACGGCACTGGCGGACTCGGGTGAGCTCGACCAGACCTACGTCGTCTTCACGTCCGACAACGGCCTGATGCTCGGGGAGCACCGGATCCCGGGTGGCAAGACGGCGCCGTACGAGGTCGCCAACCACGTCCCGTTCCTGGTGCGGGGACCCGGGATCAACCCGGGCACCGTCGTGCCCGACGTGGCGGCTCAGGTGGACCTCGTGCCCACGGTGCTGGCCGCCGCGGGACTGCCGGTGCCCGCGAGCGTCGACGGCATCGACCTGCGGCCGCTGATCGACGCTCCGGGGTCCTCGACCCGAGCCGGGGTGCTGCTCGAGGCGACTGCCGTGAAGTCCCAGACCGTCCCGCCCCCGTGGCTCTACCAGGGCGTCGTCGACGGCCGGTGGAAGTACGTCGACCGGACCAAGGCGACGTCGCCGGACGAGCTCTACGACCTCGAGACGGATCCCTACGAGCTGACCAACGTGTGGTCCAGTCCCGAGACCGCGGAGGTCCGCGACCGGCTCGCGTCGCTCCTCGCGTCCTACCGGACGTGCGCCGGCAGCTCCTGCCGTTGA
- a CDS encoding cyanophycinase: MPSGPLMIIGGAEDKLRGRGILREFVRASGGPDARIAVIPTASSLGDEVVEVYDAVFRTLGAAEVVPVRPESRDEAGDPELVDRVADATGIFMTGGNQLKLSAVICGTPVGDAIVQAHRRGVVVAGTSAGASIQSSHMVAFGGPGATPKQRMTQVAAGLGLLGSAVVDQHFEQRNRYGRLLMIVAQSPQLLGIGVDEDTAAVVTEEEGRQVMRVLGKGAVTVLDPSRIVTNAYEAKRSSALLASGVVMHVLPAGAVFDLDDRSLVPREPAVDAEDAAELAAAQLDMRRMARDIAAADASPATLRRRLARTRQQNAHHQDGDSR, from the coding sequence ATGCCGAGCGGACCCCTCATGATCATCGGTGGCGCCGAGGACAAGCTCCGCGGCCGCGGCATCCTGCGCGAGTTCGTCCGGGCCAGTGGCGGCCCGGACGCCCGGATCGCCGTGATCCCCACGGCCTCCTCGCTCGGCGACGAGGTGGTCGAGGTCTACGACGCCGTGTTCCGCACGCTGGGAGCGGCCGAGGTGGTCCCCGTGAGGCCGGAGTCCCGCGACGAGGCCGGTGACCCCGAGCTCGTCGACCGGGTCGCGGACGCCACCGGGATCTTCATGACGGGCGGCAACCAGCTCAAGCTCTCCGCCGTGATCTGCGGCACGCCTGTGGGCGACGCGATCGTCCAGGCGCACCGGCGGGGCGTCGTGGTCGCCGGCACCTCGGCCGGTGCGAGCATCCAGTCCTCCCACATGGTGGCCTTCGGCGGACCCGGCGCGACGCCCAAGCAGCGGATGACCCAGGTCGCCGCCGGTCTCGGCCTGCTCGGGTCGGCCGTGGTCGACCAGCACTTCGAGCAGCGGAACCGCTACGGGCGGCTGCTCATGATCGTGGCCCAGTCCCCGCAGCTGCTGGGCATCGGTGTCGACGAGGACACGGCCGCGGTCGTGACCGAGGAGGAGGGTCGGCAGGTCATGCGGGTCCTCGGCAAGGGCGCCGTGACCGTCCTCGACCCCTCGCGCATCGTCACCAACGCCTACGAGGCGAAGCGGTCGAGCGCGCTGCTCGCGAGCGGGGTGGTGATGCACGTGCTGCCGGCGGGGGCCGTGTTCGACCTCGACGACCGCTCCCTCGTGCCCCGCGAGCCTGCCGTCGACGCCGAGGACGCCGCCGAGCTCGCCGCCGCCCAGCTCGACATGCGGCGGATGGCCCGGGACATCGCCGCCGCCGACGCCTCTCCCGCCACGCTGCGCCGCCGCCTTGCCCGGACGCGCCAGCAGAACGCCCACCACCAGGACGGAGACTCCCGATGA
- a CDS encoding SixA phosphatase family protein, translated as MQQPRHLVLVRHARAEQSGRTDAERTLTEEGDAAARERGAELAAEGLVPDHALVSAAVRAVQTWEALAAGAGWELGAETSRSLYTAEPETALDLLGELPAQTSTVVVVGHNPTMASLAQTLDDGRGDPDAGAALLAAGFPPGAAAVFAYDGAWADVAPGSARLVAYRS; from the coding sequence GTGCAGCAGCCGCGTCACCTGGTCCTCGTCCGCCACGCCAGGGCCGAGCAGTCGGGCCGGACCGATGCCGAGCGGACCCTGACCGAGGAGGGGGACGCCGCTGCCCGCGAGCGAGGGGCCGAGCTGGCCGCCGAGGGTCTGGTCCCCGACCACGCCCTCGTCTCCGCAGCCGTGCGAGCGGTCCAGACGTGGGAGGCACTCGCGGCCGGCGCCGGGTGGGAGCTCGGCGCCGAGACATCGCGCAGCCTCTACACCGCCGAGCCGGAGACCGCGCTCGACCTGCTCGGCGAGCTGCCCGCCCAGACCTCGACCGTGGTGGTGGTCGGCCACAACCCCACCATGGCCTCGCTGGCGCAGACCCTCGACGACGGCAGGGGCGACCCGGACGCCGGCGCGGCGCTGCTCGCCGCCGGCTTCCCGCCGGGCGCCGCGGCGGTCTTCGCCTACGACGGCGCCTGGGCCGACGTCGCGCCCGGGTCCGCGCGGCTGGTGGCCTACCGCTCCTGA
- a CDS encoding serine hydrolase domain-containing protein: MADTPEVLVAREKHRRHRLAAGGVVAGAPVTWSGDPDDAFQIGSVTKVFTSLLLATYVEDGSLRLDQPVGQLLPDLTGPVTLATLEQLATHTSGLPRIPRDLWSRALRRHPDPYADIDHHALLRALASTRATPSSRPRYSNLGVGLLGHALTAWAGADLDTLLRTRVTGPLGMTSTGCAPGGPVGRRRRGRPHPVAWRFDALAGAGALWSTLADLQRFAASQLDPPPGRLGAAIRLTHQVRVPGRRIDQCLGWLRLHGRGGALLWHNGGTAGYRSFVGVQPQDGVAVVVLADDDRSVDGLGLGLARGLAGD, translated from the coding sequence GTGGCTGACACCCCCGAGGTCCTGGTCGCGCGCGAGAAGCATCGCCGGCACCGACTGGCGGCCGGGGGAGTGGTGGCCGGCGCGCCCGTGACCTGGTCGGGCGACCCCGACGACGCGTTCCAGATCGGCTCGGTGACCAAGGTCTTCACCAGCCTGCTCCTCGCGACGTACGTCGAGGACGGCTCACTCCGGCTGGACCAGCCGGTCGGTCAGCTGCTGCCCGACCTGACCGGGCCCGTCACCTTGGCGACGCTCGAGCAGCTGGCGACGCACACCTCGGGGCTGCCGCGGATCCCCCGGGACCTCTGGTCACGCGCCCTGCGGCGCCACCCCGATCCCTACGCCGACATCGACCACCACGCGCTGCTCCGGGCGCTGGCGAGCACCCGCGCCACGCCCTCGTCGCGCCCGCGCTACTCCAACCTCGGGGTGGGGCTGCTGGGGCACGCCCTGACCGCCTGGGCCGGCGCGGACCTCGACACGCTGCTCCGCACCCGGGTCACCGGGCCGCTCGGGATGACGAGCACCGGGTGCGCGCCCGGCGGCCCGGTCGGCCGGCGGCGCCGGGGGAGACCTCACCCGGTCGCCTGGCGGTTCGACGCCCTCGCCGGAGCGGGAGCGCTGTGGTCGACCCTCGCCGACCTCCAGCGGTTCGCGGCCTCGCAGCTCGACCCGCCTCCGGGACGGCTGGGTGCAGCGATCCGGCTCACCCACCAGGTGCGGGTGCCCGGCCGCCGCATCGACCAGTGCCTGGGCTGGCTCCGCCTGCACGGGCGCGGGGGCGCGCTTCTCTGGCACAACGGCGGCACCGCCGGCTACCGGTCGTTCGTCGGGGTGCAGCCGCAGGACGGCGTCGCGGTGGTCGTCCTCGCCGACGACGACCGTTCCGTCGACGGGCTCGGGCTGGGGCTGGCGCGGGGCCTGGCGGGGGACTGA
- the serB gene encoding phosphoserine phosphatase SerB yields the protein MDEDLPRTLLITLTGKDRPGVTSTVFRTLQGAGVEVLDVEQIVLRGRLILGVLVTAPRDSTKLGAAVQETAASLDMAVEVERGVGDNKPRQQGRSHVTVLGTPLKASHMAAVAGRIADCGANIDRIERMARYPVTAIDLHVSGADPERLRTLLATEAAAQEIDIAVQPANLLRRSMRLVVLDVDSTLVQGEVIEMLAERAGQAREVARVTESAMAGEVDFEESLRERVALLKGLPASALDDVYDALVLAPGARTMVRTLRRLGYRFALVSGGFSQITDRLAESLGVHYARANELEVVDGRLTGRIVGDVVDRAGKAVALREFAEAVGVPVETVIAIGDGANDLDMLNAAGLGIAYNAKPVVREAADTSVNVPYLDAIMYLLGISREEIEAADAEAGIVTPSPPLPDARQER from the coding sequence ATGGACGAGGACCTGCCCAGGACGCTGCTGATCACGCTCACCGGCAAGGACCGGCCCGGCGTGACCTCCACCGTCTTCAGGACCCTGCAGGGCGCCGGGGTCGAGGTCCTCGACGTCGAGCAGATCGTCCTCCGGGGACGCCTGATCCTCGGGGTCCTCGTGACCGCCCCCCGCGACTCGACGAAGCTCGGCGCGGCGGTGCAGGAGACCGCTGCGTCCCTCGACATGGCCGTGGAGGTGGAGCGCGGCGTCGGGGACAACAAGCCACGGCAGCAGGGCCGCTCCCACGTCACCGTCCTGGGCACCCCGCTCAAGGCGTCCCACATGGCTGCCGTGGCGGGGCGGATCGCCGACTGCGGCGCCAACATCGACCGGATCGAGCGGATGGCCCGCTACCCGGTGACAGCGATCGACCTCCACGTCTCCGGCGCCGATCCTGAGCGGCTGCGCACCCTGCTCGCCACGGAAGCGGCTGCCCAGGAGATCGACATCGCCGTACAGCCCGCCAACCTGCTGCGCCGGTCGATGCGCCTCGTCGTGCTCGACGTGGACTCCACCCTGGTCCAGGGCGAGGTGATCGAGATGCTCGCGGAGCGTGCCGGCCAGGCGCGAGAGGTCGCCAGGGTCACCGAGTCGGCGATGGCCGGCGAGGTCGACTTCGAGGAGTCGCTGCGCGAACGCGTCGCCCTCCTCAAGGGGCTGCCGGCGTCGGCCCTCGACGATGTCTACGACGCCCTCGTCCTGGCCCCGGGCGCCCGCACGATGGTGCGTACCCTGCGACGTCTCGGCTACCGCTTCGCGCTGGTCTCCGGCGGGTTCAGCCAGATCACCGACCGGCTCGCCGAGAGCCTGGGCGTCCACTACGCCCGCGCCAACGAGCTGGAGGTCGTCGACGGCCGCCTCACGGGCCGGATCGTGGGCGACGTGGTCGACCGGGCCGGCAAGGCGGTCGCGCTGCGCGAGTTCGCCGAGGCGGTCGGCGTCCCGGTGGAGACGGTGATCGCCATCGGCGACGGCGCCAACGACCTCGACATGCTCAACGCCGCCGGTCTCGGCATCGCCTACAACGCCAAGCCGGTGGTCCGCGAGGCAGCCGACACGTCGGTGAACGTCCCCTACCTCGACGCGATCATGTACCTGCTCGGCATCTCCCGCGAGGAGATCGAGGCCGCCGACGCCGAGGCCGGGATCGTCACACCCTCACCGCCGCTGCCGGACGCCCGTCAGGAGCGGTAG
- a CDS encoding alpha/beta fold hydrolase, which translates to MAVVGGEGWALHHEEHGTGDPILGIHGSPSAAVFWSEAAQELGRLGRVILYDRRGYLRSEITPAPPPCDLADQVADAAALLTALADSPAVVIGRSTGGLIALALAIEHPELVRALVLLEPAVLAVDDGARTWAVGVRRAVLAAADRDPSDAARAMFDHALGPQLWRGLPQEARDLFTAGSPALLAELRGHGLDLSADPFQPTDEQLASVRVPALVVSGADSARELHAVNARLVAGLPGARREVVPGGHLIDPAHPVVREFVAEVLGTQPSAGGA; encoded by the coding sequence ATGGCCGTCGTCGGTGGCGAGGGCTGGGCCCTGCACCACGAGGAGCACGGGACCGGGGACCCGATCCTGGGCATCCACGGGAGCCCCAGTGCCGCGGTGTTCTGGTCCGAGGCCGCCCAGGAGCTCGGCCGGCTCGGGCGGGTCATCCTCTACGACCGCCGCGGCTACCTGCGCAGCGAGATCACCCCGGCGCCGCCCCCCTGTGACCTGGCCGACCAGGTCGCCGACGCGGCGGCCCTGCTGACTGCCCTGGCGGACTCACCGGCCGTGGTGATCGGCCGCAGCACGGGAGGGCTGATCGCACTCGCGCTGGCGATCGAGCACCCCGAGCTCGTGCGCGCACTCGTGCTGCTCGAGCCGGCGGTCCTCGCGGTGGACGACGGCGCTCGGACCTGGGCCGTCGGCGTACGCCGGGCGGTGCTGGCTGCGGCCGACCGCGACCCGTCCGACGCCGCCCGGGCGATGTTCGACCACGCGCTGGGCCCCCAGCTGTGGCGCGGGTTGCCGCAGGAGGCGCGCGACTTGTTCACCGCGGGCAGCCCCGCCCTCCTGGCGGAGCTCCGCGGTCACGGGCTGGACCTCAGCGCCGACCCCTTCCAGCCCACCGACGAGCAGCTGGCGTCGGTGCGCGTCCCTGCGCTCGTGGTCTCGGGTGCCGACTCCGCCCGGGAGCTGCACGCCGTGAACGCACGGCTCGTGGCAGGCCTGCCCGGCGCACGGCGCGAGGTGGTGCCCGGCGGGCACCTCATCGACCCCGCACACCCCGTCGTCCGGGAGTTCGTCGCGGAGGTCCTCGGGACTCAGCCGTCGGCGGGGGGCGCGTAG
- the cphA gene encoding cyanophycin synthetase, protein MSERPTPDLTILETRVYRGANVWSYEKAIHLVVDLGVLERFPTNTLPDFTDHLVQMLPGLREHSCSRGRRGGFVERLHEGTWLGHVAEHCALALQQVVGHDIRRGKTRSVKGREGVYNVIYGYVDEQVGLAAGRLAVRLVNHLVEGDPEFDWDTELESFIKRAERTAFGPSTQAIVDEAVSRDIPWLRLNQHSLVQLGQGVHAKRIRATMTSATSSIAVDVASDKDLTTKLLGAAGLPVPRQETVTSADRAVAAAARVGYPVVVKPLDGNHGRGVCLDLTDEAAVREAFPVAHAQSRRGYVIVESFITGKDYRCLIIDGRMVAIAERVPAHVVGDGTSTVEQLVDLTNADPRRGVGHEKVLTRIKLDAAAEEVLASQGHKLDSVPDEGEMVKLALTGNMSTGGISIDRTFEAHPENVEIAEEAARMIGLDIAGIDFICPDITEPVRETGGAICEVNAAPGFRMHTHPTIGEPQFIAKPVVDMLFPPGAPSRIPIVAVTGTNGKTTTSRMISHIFKGMGRKVGMTSTDGVVIDERLVIRADASGPRSARMVLQNPRVDFAVFEVARGGILREGIGYERNDVAVVLNVQPDHLGMRGIDTVEQLADVKAVIVEAVPRTGAAVLNADDPLVREMRRRCSGEVVWFSMEEPGSEARDLIDAHCRRGGKALVLNPSDRGEMIVVKHGRREMQLAWTHLLPATFGGRARMNVQNTLAAAAAAFAAGAPLHDIRQGLRSFSTNYYLSPGRLNEVEVNGVNVIVDYCHNAPGMRMLGDFVDRVGDSLSSSHDLARPSRIGIVSTAGDRRDEDMRELGEVAAQHFDVVIVREDEALRGRERGEVAELVREGVERAVAAGARCKQVEVVLEEIDAIRHAMNRANKGDLLVVCVDKHGEVMSELENWSNQAYAGAGAGAEYPAGDPDYAPPADG, encoded by the coding sequence ATGAGCGAACGCCCGACTCCCGACCTCACGATCCTCGAGACGCGGGTCTACCGGGGGGCGAACGTCTGGTCGTACGAGAAGGCGATCCACCTGGTGGTCGACCTGGGTGTCCTGGAGAGGTTCCCCACCAACACGCTGCCCGACTTCACCGACCACCTGGTGCAGATGCTCCCCGGCCTGCGCGAGCACTCCTGCTCACGGGGTCGGCGCGGCGGCTTCGTCGAGCGGCTCCACGAGGGGACCTGGCTCGGGCACGTGGCCGAGCACTGTGCCCTGGCCCTGCAGCAGGTCGTGGGCCATGACATCCGGCGCGGCAAGACCCGCTCCGTGAAGGGTCGCGAGGGCGTCTACAACGTCATCTACGGGTACGTCGACGAGCAGGTCGGCCTCGCCGCCGGGCGCCTCGCCGTCCGGCTGGTCAACCACCTCGTGGAGGGCGACCCGGAGTTCGACTGGGACACCGAGCTCGAATCGTTCATCAAGCGTGCCGAGCGCACCGCGTTCGGGCCCTCCACCCAGGCGATCGTCGACGAGGCGGTCTCGCGCGACATCCCGTGGCTCCGGCTCAACCAGCACTCGCTGGTCCAGCTGGGACAGGGCGTGCACGCCAAGCGCATCCGGGCCACGATGACCTCGGCGACCTCGTCGATCGCGGTCGACGTGGCCTCCGACAAGGACCTGACCACCAAGCTGCTCGGTGCCGCCGGCCTCCCCGTCCCCCGGCAGGAGACGGTGACCTCGGCCGACCGGGCCGTGGCCGCGGCGGCCCGTGTCGGCTACCCCGTCGTGGTGAAGCCGCTGGACGGCAACCACGGGCGCGGGGTGTGCCTCGACCTGACCGACGAGGCCGCCGTCCGCGAGGCGTTCCCGGTCGCACACGCGCAGTCGCGCCGGGGCTACGTCATCGTCGAGTCGTTCATCACCGGCAAGGACTACCGCTGCCTCATCATCGACGGCCGGATGGTCGCGATCGCCGAGCGTGTGCCGGCCCACGTCGTGGGCGACGGGACGTCGACCGTGGAGCAGCTCGTCGACCTGACGAACGCCGACCCGCGACGGGGCGTGGGCCACGAGAAGGTCCTCACCCGGATCAAGCTCGACGCGGCGGCCGAGGAGGTGCTGGCCTCGCAGGGTCACAAGCTCGACTCGGTCCCCGACGAGGGGGAGATGGTCAAGCTCGCCCTCACCGGCAACATGTCGACCGGTGGCATCTCCATCGACCGCACCTTCGAGGCCCACCCGGAGAACGTCGAGATCGCCGAGGAGGCGGCCCGCATGATCGGGCTCGACATCGCCGGCATCGACTTCATCTGCCCCGACATCACCGAACCCGTCCGCGAGACCGGCGGCGCGATCTGCGAGGTCAACGCCGCCCCCGGGTTCCGGATGCACACGCACCCGACGATCGGGGAGCCCCAGTTCATCGCGAAGCCGGTCGTCGACATGCTCTTCCCGCCCGGGGCGCCCTCCCGGATCCCGATCGTGGCCGTCACCGGCACCAACGGCAAGACCACGACCTCGCGGATGATCTCCCACATCTTCAAGGGCATGGGCCGCAAGGTCGGCATGACCTCCACCGACGGCGTGGTCATCGACGAGCGGCTGGTCATCCGGGCCGACGCCTCCGGCCCACGCTCGGCCCGGATGGTCCTGCAGAACCCGCGGGTCGACTTCGCGGTCTTCGAGGTCGCGCGGGGCGGCATCCTGCGCGAGGGCATCGGCTACGAGCGCAACGACGTGGCCGTGGTGCTCAACGTGCAGCCCGACCACCTCGGGATGCGCGGGATCGACACGGTGGAGCAGCTGGCCGACGTCAAGGCGGTCATCGTCGAGGCGGTGCCGCGCACCGGCGCGGCCGTGCTCAACGCCGACGACCCGCTGGTGCGGGAGATGCGCCGCCGGTGCAGCGGTGAGGTGGTCTGGTTCTCGATGGAGGAGCCGGGCAGCGAGGCGCGTGACCTGATCGACGCCCACTGCCGTCGCGGGGGCAAGGCCCTCGTGCTCAACCCCTCCGACCGCGGCGAGATGATCGTCGTCAAGCACGGACGTCGCGAGATGCAGCTGGCCTGGACCCACCTGCTCCCGGCGACCTTCGGGGGCCGCGCCCGCATGAACGTGCAGAACACTCTCGCCGCGGCCGCGGCGGCCTTCGCGGCCGGGGCGCCGTTGCACGACATCCGACAGGGGCTGCGCAGCTTCTCCACCAACTACTACCTCTCCCCCGGTCGCCTCAACGAGGTCGAGGTCAACGGCGTCAACGTCATCGTCGACTACTGCCACAACGCGCCGGGGATGCGGATGCTGGGCGACTTCGTCGACCGCGTCGGCGACTCCCTCTCCTCCAGCCACGACCTGGCCCGTCCCTCCCGGATCGGCATCGTCTCCACGGCAGGAGACCGCCGTGACGAGGACATGCGCGAGCTCGGCGAGGTCGCGGCCCAGCACTTCGACGTGGTGATCGTGCGCGAGGACGAGGCGCTGCGCGGGCGGGAGCGCGGCGAGGTCGCCGAGCTGGTCCGCGAGGGAGTGGAGCGGGCAGTGGCCGCCGGCGCCCGCTGCAAGCAGGTCGAGGTCGTCCTCGAGGAGATCGACGCGATCCGGCACGCGATGAACCGTGCCAACAAGGGCGACCTGCTGGTGGTCTGCGTCGACAAGCACGGTGAGGTCATGAGCGAGCTGGAGAACTGGTCCAACCAGGCCTACGCGGGTGCCGGCGCCGGCGCGGAGTACCCCGCCGGCGACCCCGACTACGCGCCCCCCGCCGACGGCTGA
- a CDS encoding Mur ligase family protein → MTSLVELRVLEGPNLYFPRAAVKLTLDITGLASVPTEVAARFARRIGLAQSRPGEPDTGFRQRFAARAVARLVRTIAVESGTTRLAVRVRPTSDPHRLVVAYPWRHRERAQEMGRAVAAVLDRVTDDDIDAAVARAAEAVAGVALGEGPRTITPQVPVVAVTGTNGKTTTSRLVAHIARTDGRVVGWSSTDGIYVDGELVEAGDYSGPSGAGRVLAHPEVQLAVTETARGGILLRGIGVSRNDVSVVTNVSADHLGLHGIDTLDQLAEVKGVVPRITRRDGWAVLNAEDPRVLGMRSSIRARPWVFSRDPDAPAIRETLAAGGRATTVIDGWIAVLEPGADPDPLVELADVPMTLAGLSRFNVENALAAASAALGVGIPRDQVVAGLRSFRTDAEHNPGRMNVFSLGAVTVVVDLAHNEAGLEALLEVMAGVRRPGSRLLLGLGAVGDRQDELIERLGEIGAMGSDIVAIGHKQHYLRGRTTEELEALLRAGAERVGVADVPAHATEVEALAALVAQAEAGDVVGLMCHAEREAVYDWIAAQGGTSDTPEVLAEKVRRARG, encoded by the coding sequence GTGACCTCACTCGTCGAGCTCCGCGTCCTCGAGGGACCGAACCTGTACTTCCCCCGGGCGGCCGTCAAGCTGACGCTCGACATCACCGGGCTCGCGTCGGTGCCGACCGAGGTCGCCGCGCGCTTCGCCCGCCGGATCGGCCTGGCGCAGTCGCGTCCGGGTGAGCCGGACACCGGCTTCCGCCAGCGGTTCGCGGCGCGGGCGGTCGCCCGCCTGGTGCGCACCATCGCCGTCGAAAGCGGTACGACGCGGCTGGCGGTCCGGGTGCGGCCCACCAGCGACCCCCACCGGCTCGTCGTCGCCTACCCGTGGCGCCACCGCGAGCGCGCGCAGGAGATGGGGCGGGCGGTCGCCGCGGTGCTGGACCGGGTCACCGACGACGACATCGACGCGGCCGTGGCCCGGGCGGCCGAGGCCGTCGCCGGCGTGGCCCTGGGCGAGGGGCCACGCACGATCACCCCGCAGGTCCCGGTGGTCGCCGTGACCGGCACCAACGGCAAGACCACGACGAGCCGGCTCGTGGCCCACATCGCCCGGACGGACGGCCGGGTGGTCGGCTGGTCCAGCACCGACGGCATCTACGTCGACGGCGAGCTCGTGGAGGCGGGGGACTACTCGGGCCCCAGCGGGGCCGGGCGAGTGCTCGCCCATCCGGAGGTCCAGCTCGCGGTCACCGAGACCGCCCGCGGCGGCATCCTGCTCCGGGGCATCGGGGTGTCGCGCAACGACGTCTCGGTCGTCACCAACGTCTCCGCCGACCACCTCGGCCTCCACGGCATCGACACGCTCGACCAGCTGGCGGAGGTCAAGGGCGTGGTCCCGAGGATCACCCGCAGGGACGGATGGGCCGTCCTCAACGCCGAGGACCCCCGGGTGCTCGGCATGCGGTCGTCGATCCGGGCCCGACCGTGGGTCTTCTCGCGTGACCCGGACGCGCCGGCGATCCGCGAGACGCTGGCCGCCGGCGGCCGAGCCACGACGGTGATCGACGGCTGGATCGCCGTGCTCGAGCCGGGCGCCGACCCCGACCCGCTCGTCGAGCTCGCCGACGTCCCCATGACCCTCGCGGGCCTGTCACGCTTCAACGTCGAGAACGCCCTGGCAGCAGCGTCGGCCGCCCTCGGCGTCGGCATCCCGCGCGACCAGGTCGTCGCCGGGCTGCGCAGCTTCCGCACCGATGCCGAGCACAACCCCGGCCGCATGAACGTCTTCTCCCTCGGTGCGGTGACCGTCGTGGTCGACCTCGCCCACAACGAGGCCGGGCTGGAGGCGCTGCTCGAGGTCATGGCCGGCGTACGCCGCCCGGGCTCGCGGCTGCTGCTCGGGCTGGGGGCGGTCGGCGACCGCCAGGACGAGCTGATCGAGCGGCTGGGAGAGATCGGCGCGATGGGCAGCGACATCGTGGCGATCGGCCACAAGCAGCACTACCTGCGCGGGCGCACGACCGAGGAGCTCGAGGCGCTGCTGCGCGCGGGCGCCGAGCGCGTGGGCGTCGCCGACGTCCCCGCCCATGCGACCGAGGTCGAGGCGCTGGCTGCCCTCGTGGCGCAGGCGGAGGCAGGCGACGTCGTGGGCCTGATGTGCCACGCGGAGCGGGAGGCCGTCTACGACTGGATCGCGGCCCAGGGCGGCACGTCCGACACCCCGGAGGTGCTGGCCGAGAAGGTCCGCCGCGCTCGTGGCTGA